The following nucleotide sequence is from uncultured Roseateles sp..
GCCGGGCGCTATCCGGTGCGCGGCAAGGCGGTGGCGTTGAGCGACCTGCAGCTGCCCATCTTCATGGTCGGCACGGCCACCGACCATGTGGCGCCCTGGCGCTCGGTCTACAAGCTGCACCACCTGACCGAGGCCGAGATCACGTTCGCGCTGACCAGCGGCGGCCACAACGCCGGCATCGTCAGCCCGCCCGGCCACCCGCACCGTCACTACCAGATCCAGACCCAGGCCGAGCATGCCGGCTATGTGGCCCCCGACGACTGGCTGGCCGCAGCGCCCCAGGTCGAAGGCTCCTGGTGGCCGGCCTGGCAGGACTGGCTGCGTGCCCGCTCGGGCGCCAAGGCCAAGCCGCCGCAGGTCGGCGCCAAGGCCTACCCGCCCGTCTGCGCGGCACCTGGTAATTACGTGATGGAACGCTGAGATGACCTTCACACTGCAAGGCAAGAAAGGCCTGGTCGTCGGCATTGCCAACGAGCACAGCATCGCCTGGGGTTGCGCACAGGCCTTCCGCGACGCCGGTGCCGAACTGGCCGTGACCTGGCTCAATGACAAGGCCCGGCCCCATGTGCAGCCGCTGGCCGATCGGCTGCAGGCCGCCATCGCGTTGCCGCTCGATGTCGAGCAACCCGGCCAGCTGGAGGCGGTGTTCGAGGCCATCACGCGCCAGTGGGGCCGGCTGGACTTCGTGCTCCACTCGATCGCCTTCGCGCCCCGGGAGGATCTGCAGGGCCGCGTCACCGACTGCTCGCGCGAGGGCTTTGCCCGCGCGATGGATATCTCCTGCCACTCCTTCCTGCGCATGGCCCATCTGGCCGAACCGCTGATGGGCCAGGGCGGCAGCCTGCTGACGATGAGCTATCTGGGCGCCGACGAGGTGGTGGCGAACTACGGGATGATGGGTCCGGTGAAGGCCGCGCTGGAATCCAGCGTGCGCTACCTGGCCACCGAACTGGGCCCGCAAGGCATACGCGTCAACGCGGTGTCGCCGGGGCCTCTGGCCACGCGAGCCGCCTCGGGCATCGCCGACTTCGATCAGCTGCTGGCCAGCGCCGCCGCCCGGGCACCCTTGCGCCGGCTGGTCGACATCGACGAGGTCGGTGCGCTGTGCAGCTTCCTGGTCAGCGACGGCGCCCGGGCCATCACCGGCGACACGCTGTATGTCGATGCCGGCTTTCACATCCTCGGTTAAGCCATGAGACTTCTTGCAAGCGCGCTGAGCGCGCTCCTGCTGGGGGCTTGCGCCTCGATGGCACCGCCCTACCAGACCCCGGCGCTGCCGGTGGCGGCGAGCTATGCCCAGAGCGCCAGCGAAGCGGGCACGCCGGCCGCCGCCCTCGCCTGGCGCGACTACTTCCGCGAGCCGCAGCTGCAGGGCCTGATCGCCCAGGCGCTGGCCCACAACCGCGACCTGCGGCTGGCCGCCCTGCGCGTGGCCGAGGCCCGCGCCGCGCTGGGCATGCAGTCGGCCGAGCGGCTGCCCACCCTGGCCGCCCAGGCCGGCGTGGACCGCTCGCGCGTGCCGGCCGACCTGAACCTGACGCGCCAGCCGCTGCTGGGCAGCCAGTACCAGGCGGGGCTGGGACTGGCCAGCTGGGAAGCCGACGTCTGGGGCCGCCTGCGCAGCCTGCAGGATGCCGCGCAGCAGACCTACCTGGCCAGCGACGCGGCGCGCCAGGCCGTCACGCTGGGCCTGATCGCCCAGGTGGCGAACAGCTATCTGGCCCTGCGCGAAACCGACGAACGGCTGGCCCTGGCCCGCCAGACCACGGCCAGCCGGGCCGAGACCCTGCGCATCTTCACGCGGCGGGTCGAGCTCGGCTCCACGTCGAAGCTCAACCTGACCCAGGTGCAGACGCTGTACACCCAGGCCCAGGCGCTGGGCTCGCAGCTGGCCCAGGCCCGCGAGGCGCAGGCCCAGGCCTTGAGCCTGCTGATCGGCGCGCCGCTGGACCTGCCGGTGGTGGCCGGGCGCCTGGACGATACCCAGCTGCCCGCGCTGCAAGCCGGCCTGCCCGCCGACCTGCTGCTGGCGCGCCCCGACATCATTGCCGCCGAGCACCAGCTGCGTGCCGCCCAGGCCAGCATCGGTGCCGCCCGCGCCGCCTTCTTTCCGCGCATCGCCCTGACCGCTTCGCTGGGCACGGCCAGCGCCGAACTGGGCGGCCTGTTCGATGGCGGCAGCCAGGCCTGGACTTTCTCGCCCCGCATCACCCTGCCGCTGTTCGACGGCGGCCGGCGCAAGCTGAACCTGAGCCTGACCGAGACGCGCCGCGACATCGCTGTGGCCGGCTACGAGAAGGCCGTGCAGGCCGCCTTCCGCGACGTCAGCGACGCCCTGTCGGCGCAGCGCTGGCTGACCGAGCAGCAGGGCATCGCGGCGGCCGCGCTGGCCGCCCAGACCGAGCGCGCCCGCCTCTCGCAGCTGCGCTACGACAACGGCGCCGCCGCCTTTCTCGAAGTGCTGGACGCCCAGCGCGATCTGCTGGCTGCCGAGCAGCAGGCGGTGCAGACCCGACGCGCGCTGCTGAGCGCCCGCGTGGCGCTGTACGCCGCCCTGGGTGGCGGCTCGCTGGCCACGACCAGCCCCTGAACATCCGAGCACACCATGGCACTTGACCTGAAGAAACCACTCATTCCCGCCGCGCTGGTGCTGGCCCTGCTGGGCGGCGGCGCCTTCGCCTGGAAGTCGCTGCGCCCCAGCGGCCCCGGCGAAGGCTTTGCCAGCGGCAACGGCCGCATCGAGGCCACCGAGATCGACGTGGCCACCAAGCTGCCCGGCCGCGTGCAGGACATCCTCGTCGACGAGGGCGACTTCGTCAGCGCCGGCCAGACCCTGGCCCATATGCAGGTGCAGAGCCTTGACGCCCAGCGCGACGAGGCCAGCGCCCGCCGGGAGCAGGCCATCACCGGCGTGAGCAGCGCCGAGGCCCAGGTGGCAGTGCGCGAAAGCGACCGCCAGGCGGCCCTCGCCCTGCTGATGCAGCGCGAGACCGAACTCGATGCCGCCCAGCGCCGCCTGGTCCGCTCCGAGACCCTGGCGCGCGAGGGTGCCTCCTCGGTGCAGGAGCTGGATGACGACCGTGCCCGCGCGCGCAGCGTGCAGGCCGCGGTGCAGGCGGCCAAGGCCCAGGTCGAGGCGGCCGGGGCGGCGATTGCCGCGGCCCGCACCCAGGTGGGCGGTGCGCGCGCCGCGGTCAACGCGGCCGAGGCCACCGTGGCCCGCATCAAGGCCGACCTGGACGACAGCGCACTGACCGCGCCCCGCGCCGGCCGCGTGCAGTACCGCATCGCCCAGGCCGGCGAGGTGCTGGGGGGCGGCGGCAAGCTGCTCAACCTGGTCGATCTGGCCGACGTGCACATGAGCTTCTTCGTGCCCGAGGCCATCGCCGGCAAGCTGGCGCTGGGCAGCGAGGTGCACATCATCCTGGACGCCGCGCCGCAGTACGTGATCCCGGCCAAGGTCAGCTTCGTGGCCAGCACCGCCCAGTTCACGCCCAAGACGGTGGAGACGGCCAGCGAACGCCAGAAGCTGATGTTCCGCGTCAAGGCACAGATAGCCCGCGAGCTGCTGCTCAAGCACCTCAAGCTGGTCAAGACCGGCCTGCCCGGCGTGGCCTGGCTGAAGCTGGATGCCCAGGCCGCCTGGCCCGAGAACCTGGCGCTCAAGGTTCCGCAGTGACCGACGTCATCGCCCGCCTGGACGAGGTCAGCCTGCACCACGGCAAGACGCTGGCGCTGGACGAGATCAGCCTCGACCTGCCCGCCGGATGCATGGTCGGGCTGATCGGGCCGGACGGCGTCGGCAAGTCCAGCCTGCTGTCGCTGCTGGCCGGCGCGCGCGCGGTGCAGCAGGGCCGGGTCGAGGCGCTGGGCGGCGACATGGCCGACAAGCGCCACCGCGATGCCGTCTGCCCGCGCATCGCCTACATGCCCCAGGGCCTGGGCAGGAACCTCTACCCGACCCTGTCGGTCGAGGAGAACCTGCAGTTCTTCGGCCGCCTGTTCGGCCATGACAAGGCCGAGCGCCGCCGTCGCATCGACGAGCTGACGGCCAGCACCGGGCTGCAGCCCTTTCTGGCCCGCCCGGCCGGCAAGCTGTCGGGCGGCATGAAGCAGAAGCTGGGCCTGTGCTGCGCGCTGATACATGACCCCGACCTGCTGATACTCGACGAGCCAACCACCGGCGTCGATCCGCTGTCGCGCGCACAGTTCTGGGACCTGATCGCCCGCATCCGCAGCGAGCGGCCGCAGATGAGCGTGATCGTCGCCACCGCCTACATGGAGGAGGCCGACCGCTTCGACTGGCTGGTGGCGATGGACGCCGGCCGCGTGCTGGCCACCGGCACGCCGGCCGAGCTGCACCGGCGCACCGGCACCGACGCGCTGGAGGCCGCCTTCATCGCGCTGCTGCCCGAGGCCAGGCGGCGCGGCCACCAGGCCGTTGTCGTGCCGCCGCTGGCGGACGAGGCCGCGCCGCAGATCGCCATCGAGGCCCAGGGGCTGACGATGCGCTTTGGCGACTTCACCGCCGTCGACCATGTCGACTTCCGCATCCGCCGCGGCGAGATCTTCGGCTTTCTCGGCTCCAATGGCTGCGGCAAGTCGACCACGATGAAGATGCTGACCGGCCTGCTGCCGGCCAGCGAGGGTCGAGCCTGGCTGTTCGGCCAGGAAGTCAACAGCAGCGACCTGGCCACGCGTCGGCGCGTCGGCTATATGTCGCAGGCCTTCTCGCTGTACGGCGAGCTGACGGTGCGCCAGAACCTGGTGCTGCATGCGCGGCTGTTCCAGGTGCCCGAGGCACAGATCACCGCGCGGGTGGACGAGATGGTGGCCCGCTTCGGCCTGGTCGAGGCGCTCGACAGCCTGCCAGAGGGCCTGCCGCTGGGCATGCGCCAGCGCCTGTCGCTGGCCGTGGCCATGGTGCACCGGCCCGAGCTGCTGATACTCGACGAGCCGACCTCCGGCGTGGACCCGGTCGCACGCGACCTGTTCTGGCAGCTGATGATCGATCTGGCCCGCAACGACGGGGTGACGATCTTCATCTCCACCCATTTCATGAACGAGGCCCAGCGCTGCGACCGCATCTCGCTGATGCATGCCGGGCGGGTGCTGGTCAGCGACGCGCCGCAGGCGCTGGTCGACAAGCGCGGCGCGGCGACGCTGGAGCAGGCTTTCATCTCCTACCTGAAGGAAGCGGCCGGCGACGAGGCCGCACCGGCAGTGGCAGCACCGGCGCCCACAGCAAGACCTGCCCCCAAGCCGCAGCGCAGCGGCTTCAGCCTGGCCCGCGCGCTGAGCTACACGCTGCGCGAGGCGCTGGAGCTGCAGCGCGACCCGGTGCGCGCCACGCTGGCCCTGCTGGGCACGGCCATCCTGATGTTCATCATCGGCTACGGCATCAGCCTGGATGTGGAGGATCTGTCCTACGCGGTGCTGGACCAGGACCAGAGCGTGCTCAGCCAGAACTACGCGCTGAACCTGGCCGGCTCGCGCTACTTCATCGAGAAGACACCGATCCGCGACCACGCCGAGCTGGACCGCCGCATGCGCAGCGGCGAGCTGGCGCTGGCCATCGAGATACCGCCCGGCTTCGGCCGCGACCTGCAGCGCGGCAAGACGGTGCAGCTCGCCGCCTGGGTCGATGGCGCCATGCCGACCCGCGCCGAGACCGTGCGCGGCTATGTCGGCGCGATGCACCAGGCCTGGCTGATCGACATGGCGCAACACCGCCTGGGCCAGACCCTGGCCGCCGCCAGCACGCTGGAAACACGCTACCGCTACAACCCGGACGTGAAGAGCCTGCCGGCGATGGTGCCGGCCGTCATTCCGATGCTGCTGATGATGATTCCGGCCATGCTCACGGCCCTGTCGGTGGTGCGCGAAAAAGAGCTGGGCTCCATCATCAATCTCTACGTCACCCCGGTCACACGCAGCGAGTTCCTGCTCGGCAAGCAGCTGCCCTACGTCGTGCTGGCGATGTTCAACTTCGGCCTGCTGACGCTGCTGGCGGTGACCGTGTTCGGCGTGCCGCTGAAAGGCAGCGGGCTGGCGCTGACACTGGGCGCACTGCTGTTCGTGACCTGCTCCACCGGCTTCGGCCTGCTCGCCTCAAGCTTCACGCAAAGCCAGATTGCGGCCATGTTCGTGACCATGATAGGCACGCTGATTCCCTGTGTGCAGTTCGCCGGCCTGCTGAACCCGGTGTCTTCGCTGGAGGGCCTGGGCGCCTTCATCGGCCGCATCTACCCGGCCTCGCACTTCCTGACCATCAGCCGCGGCGTGTTCAGCAAGGCGCTGGACCTGGGCGGACTGGCCGCCTCGTTCTGGCCGCTGCTGATCGCCGTGCCGGTGATACTCGGCCTGGCCATCAACCTGCTCAGAAAGCAGGAAGCATGAAGCCTTCATCCTTTGCCGCCAATATCTACCGCCTGGGCATCAAGGAGCTGTGTAGCCTGGTGCGCGACCCGATGATGCTGGTGCTGATTGCCTACACCTTCACCGTGTCTATCTACGTCGCCGCCACCGCCATGCCGGAGAGCCTGCACAACGCGGCCATCGCCATCGTCGACGAGGACGCCTCGCCGCTGTCGGCGCGCATCGTCGCCAGCCTCTACCCGCCGCACTTCAGGACGCCGCGGCTGATCACCCTGGCCGAGGCCGACGCCGGCATGGACAGCGGCGAATACACCTTTGTGCTGGACATTCCGCCCAACTTCCAGCGCGAGGTGCTGGCCGGCCGCGCGCCCACCGCCCAGCTGAACGTCGACGCCACGCGCATGACCCAGGCCTTCACCGGCAGCGGCTACCTGCAGCAGATCGTGGCCGGCGAAGTCGGCGAGTTCGTGCAGCGCCACCGCGGTGGCAGCGCGATGCCGGTGGACCTGAGCCTGCGCATGCGCTTCAACCCCAACCTGGAGCAGGCCTGGTTCGGCTCGTTGATGGAGATCATCAACAACGTCACCATGCTGTCCATCATCCTGACCGGTGCGGCGTTGATACGCGAGCGCGAGCACGGCACCATCGAGCATCTGCTGGTGATGCCGGTGACGCCGGCCGAGATCATGCTGGCCAAGGTCTGGGCCATGGGCCTGGTGGTGCTGCTGGCCGCGCTGGTGGCGCTGGTGTTTGTCGTGCAGGGGGTGTTGCGGGTGCCGGTGCAGGGCTCGATTGCGCTGTTCATGGCGGTCGCCGCGCTGCACCTGTTCGCCACCACCTCGATGGGCATCTTCCTGGCCACGCTGGCCCGTTCCATGCCGCAGTTCGGCATGCTGCTGGTGCTGGTGCTGCTGCCGCTGCAGCTGCTGTCGGGCGGCGCCACGCCGCGCGAGAGCATGCCGGCCCTGGTGCAGCACATCATGCTGGCCGCGCCGACCACGCACTT
It contains:
- the fabI gene encoding enoyl-ACP reductase FabI; amino-acid sequence: MTFTLQGKKGLVVGIANEHSIAWGCAQAFRDAGAELAVTWLNDKARPHVQPLADRLQAAIALPLDVEQPGQLEAVFEAITRQWGRLDFVLHSIAFAPREDLQGRVTDCSREGFARAMDISCHSFLRMAHLAEPLMGQGGSLLTMSYLGADEVVANYGMMGPVKAALESSVRYLATELGPQGIRVNAVSPGPLATRAASGIADFDQLLASAAARAPLRRLVDIDEVGALCSFLVSDGARAITGDTLYVDAGFHILG
- a CDS encoding efflux transporter outer membrane subunit, translated to MRLLASALSALLLGACASMAPPYQTPALPVAASYAQSASEAGTPAAALAWRDYFREPQLQGLIAQALAHNRDLRLAALRVAEARAALGMQSAERLPTLAAQAGVDRSRVPADLNLTRQPLLGSQYQAGLGLASWEADVWGRLRSLQDAAQQTYLASDAARQAVTLGLIAQVANSYLALRETDERLALARQTTASRAETLRIFTRRVELGSTSKLNLTQVQTLYTQAQALGSQLAQAREAQAQALSLLIGAPLDLPVVAGRLDDTQLPALQAGLPADLLLARPDIIAAEHQLRAAQASIGAARAAFFPRIALTASLGTASAELGGLFDGGSQAWTFSPRITLPLFDGGRRKLNLSLTETRRDIAVAGYEKAVQAAFRDVSDALSAQRWLTEQQGIAAAALAAQTERARLSQLRYDNGAAAFLEVLDAQRDLLAAEQQAVQTRRALLSARVALYAALGGGSLATTSP
- a CDS encoding HlyD family efflux transporter periplasmic adaptor subunit codes for the protein MALDLKKPLIPAALVLALLGGGAFAWKSLRPSGPGEGFASGNGRIEATEIDVATKLPGRVQDILVDEGDFVSAGQTLAHMQVQSLDAQRDEASARREQAITGVSSAEAQVAVRESDRQAALALLMQRETELDAAQRRLVRSETLAREGASSVQELDDDRARARSVQAAVQAAKAQVEAAGAAIAAARTQVGGARAAVNAAEATVARIKADLDDSALTAPRAGRVQYRIAQAGEVLGGGGKLLNLVDLADVHMSFFVPEAIAGKLALGSEVHIILDAAPQYVIPAKVSFVASTAQFTPKTVETASERQKLMFRVKAQIARELLLKHLKLVKTGLPGVAWLKLDAQAAWPENLALKVPQ
- the rbbA gene encoding ribosome-associated ATPase/putative transporter RbbA; amino-acid sequence: MTDVIARLDEVSLHHGKTLALDEISLDLPAGCMVGLIGPDGVGKSSLLSLLAGARAVQQGRVEALGGDMADKRHRDAVCPRIAYMPQGLGRNLYPTLSVEENLQFFGRLFGHDKAERRRRIDELTASTGLQPFLARPAGKLSGGMKQKLGLCCALIHDPDLLILDEPTTGVDPLSRAQFWDLIARIRSERPQMSVIVATAYMEEADRFDWLVAMDAGRVLATGTPAELHRRTGTDALEAAFIALLPEARRRGHQAVVVPPLADEAAPQIAIEAQGLTMRFGDFTAVDHVDFRIRRGEIFGFLGSNGCGKSTTMKMLTGLLPASEGRAWLFGQEVNSSDLATRRRVGYMSQAFSLYGELTVRQNLVLHARLFQVPEAQITARVDEMVARFGLVEALDSLPEGLPLGMRQRLSLAVAMVHRPELLILDEPTSGVDPVARDLFWQLMIDLARNDGVTIFISTHFMNEAQRCDRISLMHAGRVLVSDAPQALVDKRGAATLEQAFISYLKEAAGDEAAPAVAAPAPTARPAPKPQRSGFSLARALSYTLREALELQRDPVRATLALLGTAILMFIIGYGISLDVEDLSYAVLDQDQSVLSQNYALNLAGSRYFIEKTPIRDHAELDRRMRSGELALAIEIPPGFGRDLQRGKTVQLAAWVDGAMPTRAETVRGYVGAMHQAWLIDMAQHRLGQTLAAASTLETRYRYNPDVKSLPAMVPAVIPMLLMMIPAMLTALSVVREKELGSIINLYVTPVTRSEFLLGKQLPYVVLAMFNFGLLTLLAVTVFGVPLKGSGLALTLGALLFVTCSTGFGLLASSFTQSQIAAMFVTMIGTLIPCVQFAGLLNPVSSLEGLGAFIGRIYPASHFLTISRGVFSKALDLGGLAASFWPLLIAVPVILGLAINLLRKQEA
- a CDS encoding ABC transporter permease, which produces MKPSSFAANIYRLGIKELCSLVRDPMMLVLIAYTFTVSIYVAATAMPESLHNAAIAIVDEDASPLSARIVASLYPPHFRTPRLITLAEADAGMDSGEYTFVLDIPPNFQREVLAGRAPTAQLNVDATRMTQAFTGSGYLQQIVAGEVGEFVQRHRGGSAMPVDLSLRMRFNPNLEQAWFGSLMEIINNVTMLSIILTGAALIREREHGTIEHLLVMPVTPAEIMLAKVWAMGLVVLLAALVALVFVVQGVLRVPVQGSIALFMAVAALHLFATTSMGIFLATLARSMPQFGMLLVLVLLPLQLLSGGATPRESMPALVQHIMLAAPTTHFVSAGQAILYRGAGLDVVWPQLLAILAIGGVLFAASLARFRKTISQMA